From the Stigmatella erecta genome, one window contains:
- a CDS encoding lipid A deacylase LpxR family protein: MGLAAWLPVLLLATVPVQAPAQAATSLGTLTLHTDNDFYVSRRDRHYTSGLQLSWTSAADGVPGWMRRLALLPGHEPDARVHWALGLGQNIYTPAGVALRTRRYRDRPYAGWLYGSWGLARVSGAGLDAAMLHLGMVGRASLAEPTQEWLHGAMGMKPPRGWEKQLNNELGGALVLSRQRRLRRPPAEDRTGFELTAHGTVCLGNVFTYGGGGVGARWGKGLAGDFGHARISPGLPGASTFERREGWAWAAHLGAEVRVVARNLFLDGNTFTESARVPRRVFVADAEAGVSLTYRNARLTYALVVRSEEFDEQQGPDLFGTLSLAFIP; encoded by the coding sequence GTGGGGCTCGCAGCCTGGCTGCCCGTGCTGCTGCTGGCCACGGTGCCCGTACAGGCCCCGGCGCAAGCGGCCACGTCCCTGGGGACGCTGACCCTGCACACGGACAATGACTTCTACGTCTCGCGCCGGGACCGGCACTACACCAGCGGGCTCCAGCTCTCGTGGACGTCGGCGGCGGACGGGGTGCCCGGTTGGATGCGGCGGCTGGCGCTCCTGCCGGGGCACGAGCCGGACGCGCGGGTGCACTGGGCGCTGGGGCTCGGGCAGAACATCTACACGCCGGCCGGGGTGGCGCTGCGCACCCGCCGTTACCGGGACCGGCCCTACGCGGGGTGGCTGTACGGCTCCTGGGGACTGGCCCGGGTCTCGGGCGCGGGGCTCGATGCGGCCATGCTCCACCTCGGAATGGTGGGGAGGGCCTCCCTGGCGGAGCCCACCCAGGAATGGCTCCATGGCGCCATGGGAATGAAGCCGCCCCGGGGCTGGGAGAAGCAGCTGAACAACGAGCTGGGCGGGGCGCTGGTGCTCTCACGCCAGCGCCGCCTGCGGCGTCCTCCGGCCGAGGACCGGACGGGCTTCGAGCTGACCGCGCACGGCACCGTATGCCTGGGCAACGTGTTCACCTACGGCGGCGGCGGGGTCGGGGCCCGCTGGGGAAAGGGGCTGGCCGGAGACTTTGGCCATGCGCGCATCTCCCCCGGCCTGCCGGGGGCCAGCACCTTCGAGCGCCGGGAGGGCTGGGCGTGGGCCGCTCACCTGGGCGCGGAGGTCCGCGTGGTGGCCCGCAATCTCTTTCTCGACGGAAACACCTTCACCGAGAGCGCCCGGGTGCCCCGGCGGGTGTTCGTGGCGGATGCCGAGGCGGGCGTGAGCCTCACCTACCGCAACGCCCGGCTCACGTACGCCCTGGTGGTGCGCAGCGAGGAGTTCGACGAGCAGCAAGGGCCGGATCTCTTCGGCACCCTGAGCCTGGCGTTTATTCCGTAA
- a CDS encoding prenyltransferase: MTVSSLTQRLLALGRVKFLLYSPILYTVGAIIPTLEGGALHAGHFVHGVLFTWITHLMTHYCNEYYDLEPDRANVSPSPWTGGSRVLVKGLVAPELSLRLAYALAAVSLMLALLMPTMSARVLCLLAIFFSWEYSAPPFKLEALGLGEATVTLVLNILVPVLGYCLQSGGLQPHPLLLVLIPLGIIEYIRMMVMNMADWESDATTWKKTLVVRIGIENAVKVHGVGMVLAYLSLIPLYFAGVPLTVLLALLATAYMGLRYAYRLQKGAWRQKQTMWIIPYIASTHNGLGGSAALIGMILLKPGVSPSSLEFFPLYLYLGGFLLLKFMARLKRQPPVGAEPGGNPA; the protein is encoded by the coding sequence ATGACCGTGAGTTCCCTGACCCAGCGCCTCCTGGCCCTGGGCCGCGTGAAGTTTCTTCTGTACAGCCCCATTCTTTACACCGTGGGGGCCATCATCCCCACGCTCGAGGGGGGCGCTCTCCACGCGGGACACTTCGTTCACGGTGTGCTCTTCACGTGGATTACCCACCTGATGACGCATTACTGCAACGAGTACTACGACCTGGAGCCGGACCGGGCCAACGTGTCGCCCTCGCCCTGGACGGGAGGCAGCCGGGTGCTGGTGAAGGGGCTGGTGGCACCCGAGCTCTCCCTGCGGCTCGCGTACGCGCTGGCGGCGGTCTCCCTCATGCTCGCGCTGCTCATGCCCACGATGAGCGCCCGGGTGCTGTGTCTGCTGGCCATCTTCTTCTCGTGGGAGTACAGCGCGCCGCCCTTCAAGCTGGAGGCGCTGGGCCTGGGTGAGGCCACCGTGACGCTGGTGCTCAACATCCTGGTGCCCGTGCTGGGCTACTGCCTCCAGAGCGGCGGCCTGCAACCCCATCCCTTGCTCCTGGTGCTCATCCCGCTGGGCATCATCGAGTACATCCGGATGATGGTCATGAACATGGCCGACTGGGAGAGCGATGCGACCACCTGGAAGAAGACCCTGGTGGTGCGCATCGGCATCGAGAACGCCGTGAAGGTTCACGGCGTGGGCATGGTGCTGGCGTACCTGTCGCTGATTCCGCTGTACTTCGCGGGCGTGCCGCTCACGGTGCTGCTGGCCCTGCTGGCCACGGCCTACATGGGGCTGCGCTATGCCTACCGGCTCCAGAAGGGCGCCTGGCGGCAGAAGCAGACGATGTGGATCATCCCCTACATCGCGTCGACCCATAATGGACTCGGGGGCTCGGCCGCGCTCATCGGGATGATTCTCCTCAAGCCCGGCGTCTCGCCGTCCTCGCTGGAATTCTTCCCGCTGTATCTCTACCTGGGAGGCTTCTTGCTCCTGAAGTTCATGGCGCGCCTGAAGCGCCAGCCCCCCGTGGGGGCGGAGCCGGGCGGAAACCCCGCCTGA
- a CDS encoding UbiA family prenyltransferase has product MKGPRYQTLFTETRQWVRDVGRGAPVLAGLSVGRFGMLLLEAMRPHYFAFGGAAALAGAAAVPGPVEVGRVALAAWVGSTGWGVGQLLNDLLDRDTDAINAPGRPLADGRLPVGPALGAALLLGLLLLAALGALHPAAWVLGATAVVLLVGYNQAKGLPVLGNLVFGAINAVAGGIGVLARLPSPEASLSQAFEALGEALPLLGLLLGINAWFLLANYEKDRLGDRAAGYRTLPLLLGVRASAFLRAIALPALALGVVRLGAAPELPGQGALTVAAVLGGLSVLPSLWRGTDEAALRGYRLAVPASSLAMLGLAAPLLGGVGLAIAALASTALMEATFRRTPHP; this is encoded by the coding sequence ATGAAAGGCCCTCGGTACCAAACGCTCTTCACCGAAACCCGGCAGTGGGTGCGAGATGTGGGCCGGGGAGCACCGGTGCTGGCAGGTTTGAGCGTGGGGCGCTTTGGGATGCTGCTCCTCGAGGCGATGCGCCCGCACTACTTCGCCTTCGGCGGGGCGGCGGCCCTGGCGGGGGCGGCGGCCGTACCGGGGCCCGTGGAGGTGGGCCGCGTGGCGCTCGCGGCCTGGGTGGGGAGCACGGGCTGGGGGGTGGGCCAGCTGCTCAATGACTTGCTCGACCGGGACACGGACGCCATCAATGCGCCCGGGCGTCCCCTGGCGGATGGGCGGCTGCCCGTGGGGCCCGCGCTTGGGGCGGCCCTGCTCCTGGGGCTGCTCTTGCTCGCGGCGCTGGGAGCCCTCCACCCGGCCGCCTGGGTCCTGGGGGCCACGGCGGTGGTGCTGCTCGTGGGCTACAACCAGGCCAAGGGCCTCCCGGTCCTCGGCAACCTCGTCTTCGGCGCCATCAACGCGGTCGCGGGAGGCATCGGGGTTCTGGCCCGGCTGCCGAGCCCCGAAGCCTCCCTGTCCCAGGCCTTCGAGGCCCTGGGAGAGGCACTGCCCCTGCTGGGACTGCTCCTGGGCATCAATGCCTGGTTCCTCCTGGCCAACTACGAGAAGGACCGCCTGGGTGACCGGGCCGCGGGCTACCGGACGCTCCCGTTGCTCCTGGGCGTGCGCGCCAGCGCCTTCCTGCGGGCCATCGCCCTGCCCGCCCTGGCCCTGGGCGTGGTCCGGCTGGGCGCCGCCCCGGAGCTGCCCGGCCAGGGGGCCCTCACCGTGGCCGCGGTCCTGGGCGGGCTCTCGGTGCTCCCTTCGCTCTGGAGGGGGACGGATGAGGCCGCGCTGCGCGGCTACCGCCTGGCGGTCCCCGCCTCGTCGCTGGCCATGCTGGGATTGGCGGCGCCCCTGCTGGGCGGCGTGGGGTTGGCGATCGCCGCGCTGGCGAGCACGGCGCTGATGGAGGCCACCTTCCGGCGGACCCCCCATCCCTGA
- a CDS encoding serine/threonine protein kinase → MPSPTAGPEALAVWQQGLAVGRYSLLTRLAVGGMAEIWLARQVGPKGFEKFIVIKRILDGLGTDPEFVGMFLDEARLAAQLNHPNIVQIFDLGEEEGAFYIAMEYLPGENLASVVRTGMRQKRPLPLSHAVRIIASAAEGLGYAHAKVGPDGALLGIVHRDVSPQNLLLTYDGVVKVLDFGIAKAATRESQTLSGQVKGKAAYMSPEQARGQTLDERSDIFSLGVILFELVTHSRLFKFPEPLAALRAVASEEPLPLAHTRNPEVPEALSHIIARALAREPGQRFPTARHFQNALEEWLRGQSEGTGTGELAHYMSQVFGERIQERSRLLESARSGDLSASGAQRVAARGVSASSMPGSPPSAEEETTLEQPWLRRPGPRLAGAAVLVLAVGAGALALLWPGRKAQAPAPVAVEAPAPPVSPVLTIETEPPGARLVVDGQDVGRSPLRLDTLSLGEHTVEASLEGRLPSQRRVKLGHPGERAMVVLALAAEPPPPVAEPVSPEKEPAAAAKTPKKAPGRLTLDTTPWTHVFLRGRKLGDTPLIDHALPAGRHQLKLVNEAKNISTVVEVEIRSGQSTVKKLRL, encoded by the coding sequence ATGCCCTCACCCACAGCCGGGCCCGAGGCCCTCGCGGTCTGGCAGCAGGGGCTCGCGGTGGGCCGCTACAGCCTGCTGACGCGGCTCGCGGTGGGCGGCATGGCGGAGATCTGGCTCGCGCGCCAGGTGGGACCCAAGGGGTTCGAGAAGTTCATCGTCATCAAGCGCATCCTGGACGGGCTGGGCACGGATCCCGAGTTCGTGGGGATGTTCCTCGACGAGGCGCGGCTCGCCGCGCAGCTCAACCACCCGAACATCGTTCAGATTTTCGATTTGGGCGAGGAGGAGGGTGCCTTCTACATCGCCATGGAGTACCTGCCGGGCGAGAACCTGGCCTCCGTGGTGCGCACGGGCATGCGCCAGAAGCGGCCCCTGCCCCTCTCCCACGCGGTCCGCATCATCGCGAGCGCCGCCGAGGGGCTTGGCTACGCGCACGCCAAGGTGGGGCCGGATGGGGCGCTGCTCGGCATCGTCCACCGGGACGTGTCCCCGCAGAACCTCCTGCTGACGTACGACGGGGTGGTGAAGGTCCTGGACTTTGGCATCGCCAAGGCCGCCACCCGGGAGAGCCAGACCCTGTCGGGCCAGGTCAAAGGCAAGGCGGCCTACATGTCGCCCGAGCAGGCCCGGGGCCAGACGCTGGATGAGCGCAGCGACATCTTCTCGCTGGGGGTCATCCTCTTCGAGCTGGTGACGCACTCGCGGCTCTTCAAGTTTCCCGAGCCGCTCGCCGCGCTGCGGGCGGTGGCCAGCGAGGAGCCGCTGCCGCTGGCCCATACGCGCAACCCCGAGGTGCCGGAGGCCCTGAGCCACATCATCGCCCGGGCGCTCGCCCGGGAACCGGGCCAGCGCTTCCCCACGGCCCGCCACTTCCAGAACGCGCTGGAGGAGTGGCTGCGAGGCCAGAGCGAGGGCACGGGGACCGGGGAGCTGGCCCACTACATGTCGCAGGTGTTCGGCGAGCGCATCCAGGAGCGCTCGCGGCTGCTCGAGTCGGCCCGCTCCGGGGACCTGTCCGCCTCGGGCGCCCAGCGGGTGGCCGCGCGCGGCGTCTCGGCGTCCTCCATGCCGGGCTCGCCGCCGTCGGCCGAGGAGGAGACCACGCTGGAGCAGCCCTGGCTCCGGCGCCCGGGGCCGCGGCTCGCTGGGGCCGCGGTGCTGGTGCTCGCGGTGGGCGCAGGGGCGCTGGCGCTCCTGTGGCCCGGGCGGAAGGCGCAGGCCCCGGCGCCGGTGGCCGTGGAGGCCCCCGCTCCGCCCGTCTCGCCGGTGCTCACCATCGAGACGGAGCCCCCCGGCGCCCGGCTCGTGGTGGACGGACAGGACGTGGGGCGCTCTCCCTTGCGGCTGGACACCCTGTCCCTGGGCGAGCACACCGTGGAGGCTTCGCTGGAGGGACGGCTGCCCTCGCAGCGCCGGGTGAAGCTCGGTCACCCGGGGGAGCGGGCCATGGTGGTGCTGGCGCTGGCCGCCGAGCCCCCTCCGCCCGTGGCCGAGCCGGTGTCCCCGGAGAAGGAGCCAGCCGCCGCGGCCAAGACGCCGAAGAAGGCCCCGGGCCGGTTGACGCTGGACACCACGCCCTGGACGCACGTGTTCCTGCGCGGGCGGAAGCTGGGAGACACGCCCCTCATCGACCATGCCCTGCCCGCGGGCCGGCATCAGCTCAAGCTCGTCAACGAGGCGAAGAACATCTCCACGGTCGTCGAGGTGGAGATCCGCTCCGGCCAGAGCACGGTGAAGAAGCTGCGGCTCTGA